The window TCAAAAAAgtgagcctatttccactttgaccaaaggtcagagagttggaactgaCCTCTGTTCCTtgaaggttattgtgtttctacagCAAACAAACATCTcacctagatttagatcagagagttctgctctattaaggttattgtcaacaggtatGGCTATTAGCCAGatcttgtatttcaggaatagagaagtagatatgtttctatctcaaacaaaagtctaaggatcctaCTAAAGTTTACTTAAGAAAATAACATTGCCTTCCACtgagggagtggtttgcctacagaatgttttggtcaagggtgtgagcatgacttgttctgttctagcaacagaatgtttaactgtttaactatggatgtagttttttttttttttttttatcttactcctaccttttggatATTTAGGGTATTTTAAGCAACTGGAAATTAAATGTGAGCCATTTCAGTATTCACGGAAACTCCCTTCCGGtactgtttatgttttcttttttattattttcatgtctttgtactctttactatatttctaatgCCACGCCTCCATCCGGGCAAGCGGTATTTGTGTCAAGACTGCTCTCCAGCACATAACTAACCTTTTGTAGTCACTTACAACTTGTTCAGTACATCTGTTAAAGACCAGTCTAGGTTCCAGAGCTAGGTTTGTGAACAGAGGTCTTGGACTAAGTTCAGAATGAACTTATGTGTAAGGAGTATCTCCCTTGAAAGCTGTAGAAACTCAGACTTCATGGAGTCTAAACAATTGGGATTATTATACAAATATGCATCTGCATAGGTATATACACGTATGTATTCATAcacccacgcacacacatatgaacagaaaacacaagaaacctacacgcaaatacacacacaacaacaacactCAGAATCTAACTCAGAAGTTTCTGGACcaacaatttattttctttggcaACTGTGTCTCCTTCGCTATCATTGATACttgttattgaaaatatattacatatcagTCATTGAATTAACAGTACATAGATTTATTAATAATAGAGGCATACATAATATCTGAAAGGAGTTTAAATTACTCTTATATCCTAGTGGACATACCCACAAACATACAAACCACATGCTACTTAATGATGAATGTTAACACGGTAAGCAAGGGGTGGAAGTCAATTGCGTTATCCGCTCCGTGTTTAGAAAATAAGCTTGTCTTAGGACATAACCGTAAAGTCAAGACTGAACATGGATTGTAATTGGCTGTGGAAGGGACAGAAGCTCTGTTGATTTTGAGCTGGCATCCTGTGAGCAATGGAATTGTGGCCCAAATGTGTTGTGGCAGTTTCCGTGCCTGAAACTGCTCCCCTGCACAATACTGTGCAGCACCTCAGAACCACAGCACACAGACGTGCAGAGTGACTTCAGTTTAATATTGAATCGAGTTACAGGATTCAAGGATTAAAAATACAAGCAAGATGAAATCAGAGATGAGCAGAATCTGGAGGAGTGTCACAGTTTGTTACTACATGATAGATTGTACACTTAAGGAAGAATTGAGAGATTTCACCTAGACTGTTTTAGGGGAAGTAAGTCAGATTTTGATGAACTGACACAACTTTAGTATCTTATAGTAATGTTTGACAAGAATAGAGAAGAAGAGGACTTTGGCCTAGTAGAAAAGATGGAACAGTCCCAAGGGGCATGGAAAAGGTATATTTCCTCGGCATTTACAACAAATCAAATTTGTTCATTGCTGGGATCTACTGCGGATGATGCATTTATTGTTTCCTCTTACTTTCGTATTAGCTGAGCTTTCATTTTAGCGTTTGTTTTGCTGTGTAACTTCTGATACTATTCAAACTGTCACTTTCAAATGTAGGAGGAGGCatcataatttaagaaaagaagatTGTCAAGGTCTAGTGCATTGGGGTCCCTGTGTAAGGGTCTCACgcaaatcaggacacaggggatgcagagtgTGAACAACTGTATAACAAGCTCTGTTTTGTATGGCTTTTTATACAGACTAAAAAGCATTACCTTAACTCTGAAACTCCCCTTTATTAACGTACATGATCATGAGAAACTCTTGCCTCAATTTGTAAGAAACAATACctcaattaataacagtaataaacatgaaaagaagtacatagaaacaAGGCAAAAAGTATACAGAAGCAAAGCACTCCTTTGTAACTGGTAGAGCGTGAAGAACAGAGCTTAAATGCCACTTCCTTATCCAGGGCACAGATTCTGACAGAACGTTTGAGAAATGGGCAGATAAAGTTTGCTTTCATCTATGCTTGGTTTGCCAAGCAACTGTTTCCCAACTTCATCTCATTTGTCCCAGGAGGAGCCTGCTCTCTAAGCCAGTTCTGTGTCTCCAAAGAAGATCTGTGTTCTCAAggcaaaatttgaaaaaaaaaaaaaaaaaacaaaaaacaaaaaaaagcaccaCACTAAACTTTATTTGTGATTGAGATGTTGATGCTATCATGATGCCTGATGTTCTAACAAACAGTACTTAATGTGACAGGGTTTGGTTTTTAGAGTAAGGGTATTCAGTGACACATTTATACCCAGGGCTCAGAATTGTCCTTCCTAAAGCCTACGAGTTTGGTGATTGCCCTTCGGATCTCCCTGGTCTTAATGCTGTAAATGACTGGGTTGAGCATGGGTGGCACAAAGAGGTAGATATTGGCCATGAGAAGGTGCACAGCAGGTGGTGCATGTTTCCCAAAGCGGTGCACCAGGGACAGCCCTGCCATGGGCACAAAGAACACAAGCACAGCACAGAGATGTGAAGTACATGTTTGGAAGGCTCGGATCTGCTCCTCTTGGGAAGCCAGTCCTGCCACGGTGTACAGGATGAAGCCATAGGACAGTGCAATGAGCACCAGGTCTGTCATCACGGTAAACACTACCAGTGACAGTCCATACAGGTTGTTGAAGGTGGTGTCTACACATGCCAGGTGTATCACTTCCTGGTGTAGACAAAATGAGTGGGAGAGGACAAGAGGTTCACAATAGGGAAAAGCCTTCAGGAGGAGAACAATTGGGATAAGGGCTACAGGTCCCCTGAGAATAACGCATAGGCCTGCCCTGATCACTCTCTTACCAGTGATGATGACCGAGTACCTCAGCGGATGGCAGATTGCCACAAAACGATCAAAGGACATAGCAAGGAGCACTGCAGATTCCATGAAGGAAAAAGAGTGGATGCAGAACATCTGGATTTGGCAGGCTCCAAAATAAATGTTATGGTAATTGAACCAAAATATACCCACTGTGGTGGGCAAGGTAGACACTGACAGCCCCAGGTCAGTGAGCGCCAGCAAGGAGAGCAGATGGTACATGGGCGTGTGCAGACGAGGGCTTCTCTTGATAATCATCAGAATGAGACAATTGCCAGAGATGGCCACCAGGTACATCAAGAAAAAGGGGATGAAAATCCAGTGTTTAAAGGCTTCCAAACCAGGAAAGCTACTAAGGTAGAACATGGGGCTGAAGTGAGTAACGTTGGACAGGACCATGAATTAAGAAGATATTGCGTGGTATTCCTCAAGGATGGAGCTGAAAATAAATGGATATCTCTGATTATTCATTAGTTCTTCAGTCTCACAAACACTCTGTGAGGAATTTCACAGTAATCTCTCACTTCTCATCCTCAACTCTGCTCATCAGTTCTATGCTTTAGCCATTCACATCACAGTATTCGAAATTTCTTTGATGAAATAACCGTCACTAGGCTTCTCCCCTGTATTTACAttacctctctccctccctctctctccatcttgtttttgagacagggtttctttgtgtagtccttgctgtcctataattcgctctgtagacctcagattcagagatctgactgcctctgcctccagagtgaagACATTATTTTCTGGTcttttctactgttttttttttttaaatcttctctaGTCTTTAAATATGTCTGTTTCCATTCTTAGGTATATTTTGAAATTCTCTAATATTGCTCCTCAGGCAATAAAATTTACtctcataatttcatttttcatatttattctgaTAAGAATTAGATTTGCGACTCTACAGCTCTCTTTTGATTTCCAGATTTATATGTAGTACCTTGCAGAACATTTATAATTTGATGTTTCACAGCTCAAAAGCAAGGTAAAAATTTGTCTTTTCCaacaacaattttattttatttatcttatggaCATAAatcaaatcattgttttttatatttgtaatGCTGGCAGTATATtatgattatggtttcccctgcCTCACCTCCACCAAGATTCTTTCTGATTCCCACTCACTCAAAATCACACTGTTACTATGATGGTGTGTTGTGGAAAATATAGGTTAGAAATCCAGTTAAAACATAAAAGGAGGAGGGATAATGAAAACGAACATGCTTTCTGGGTTATGAGTTAGGATTGACCATTGATTTTAGGTACATTATACAATTCTTGATGAGATATTGAGAACATAGATGCAACAGTTAGATTACTAAGAATTACGTCTAGAGGATTGTGAGAATAAGAATAGCCAGCACGTTCTAAAGACTTCAGGGATGTGCCTGGTACAGCGGCTGGAGGAAATGGGAACAAAGTATAAGGTAGTGCAGGGGAGGTCATAGCAGGAGAGCGagagaataaaacacaaacaaaaaccaaaaaaagctgGGCCGTGGAGGAGTACACTTAGTTCCTAGCAcagcacataggaggcagagacaggtggacctctgagttcaaggccagtctgttctacagagcaagttccaggacagtcaagactacacataaaaaccttgtctcaaaaaccaaataaaaattatatttacaaacAAATGAATGACAAAAAAGACCAAGATAAACCCACATCATTTTAGCCAGGAAGTGAGAATATTTTGCTCATTTGTCCTTCCATTTCTTTAGCAGTTCTCTACTCAAATAAATAACTCACAAcctattaattttttataatccACTTAGTCAGCAAAAAGCCTTTTAAATACATTCATAAGGGCCTATGTTTAGTACGTCTTTAGAATGTCTGATTTAGTTGCATCAGTTATATGTACTTCTGACCATGCCTTACCTTTTAAAATTCCCCTCTCAGATGTTTTGATATCATATTGGCTGGTTCTTTCCTGATTCTTATAACAGTTCCCatcaaactctttcttcctttatttaaaatgttcatgTTACTCAATTTCCTGACCTTGGACATTGTATcttctcatttattatttgttattattgtaaaGTTGCTGTAAATATTTGTCTCTAATCCAGATAGCCAGCCTGAGTTGCTATCTCTTTTTGAGCTGCTTGTTAATATGTGTCAATTATACTTACTACATTTAccactgagttcaagaccatcatCCCACGTTTAATTCTCTGCTGCTTGTGATTTTTAGCTATCACCTGTTTCCAAATATGAACTtcaatttttttaactttcttatctattttttaacTGAGTTCAGTCTTCCTTTTGAATATCCCTTCACTTATTTCCTTGTATTTATCTTTGTATTCATCATTTTTGTTCTCAGTTTTCCCCAAACCATCTTCACTGATCCCTCTGATACATACTTTGTAATGTCTGGTCCTCTGTCCCCAGAGCCCGCCCCCTGCTGTCTCAGCATCATTTGGAAAATGCTAACTCTAGGCTACAATGTCAGTCCTTCCTTAGGTTCCCTTTCAGGGCACTAAAGAGCTGTGGTAATAGGCCCAGTTTCTTGATGTCAGGTGCAACTCAGAAAGAGTATAAAACTtacacatttgtgtttctcatAACTATGAATCCTTTTATCCCTGTCTCACAGATGGGTCTGAAGCCATGTCTCGTGCCAAATTATATTGCTCTAATGTACGAGAGTCTGTAGCACTCGACTCCTGGCCAGGCCCTTTCTGAATTGACCTTTCCAAATCCCTCCTTTATTTACTCCATTTATCGCACCCGTGTTACTATTACTTGatgtttgctttttatatttcttgCTTTCTTGGCAAACAACAGCTCTGGTTTTTTCAACTAGTAAACACTTGCTGATGTTTAAGCCTCAGTACAAATATTCCCTCTTACTGACATCTCTGACTTCTCTGTGTAGAGTTAGGTGAGTTCTCAGCACACCTTTTATGTAATGctactgaaataaaatgaatatatatatatatattcagtattTGCTTTTTATAATTAGATAGGGTATATTGTATTAGCATAAGTACAAACATGTACAACTCATGTATGTTTTATAAATTTCCTTATAGTTTATAAAATGCATATTACTTATCAGTAATTAGTGGTCTTTATAcactgtatataaaatataatgttataaaagaataaaagcatgcacataaacacaaatatattaaaattatgattatatatccatatatatttttacttCACAGCTGATCCTTGGCCAGAGGCTAAGAACAATGCATGTTTAAATTTATGTtgcataaattatttatatactaCTAATAACACATGTCTATGTTTACATTTGTCCCTCCTATACATGTATTTAAGACTAATGATTCTTTAATTCTTCTTTTTTCAACCAAGTAGACTATGACCCCTGGATTCCAGGGCAGTGATTACCATGTGGTGAACTCTACCCTGCAGTGTTTATATGAAGAACCAAATGAGGAGGGGACATGCTACTCACCTCTTGTCCCACCTGGCTGTGACTGGAGTCCTGGGCTCAGCTGTTATCACTGCCTTCAGCGTCATATGGCCCAACAGACAAGGAGAAGGATCTGGTGAAAGCAAGAAGTCCACAGAGACAGTGGCGGGGCAGGACTTACTCATTTTAGAAAGGAAGTTAGAGGGAGTTTATGTTGGCAATGTGAGACAACTGTCTGTGAAGGGAGAGCCACTCCATATCTCCATTTCCACAGAGAAGCAGGAGAGTCTGTCCATCAGTAAATGGTTATATTTAATGACTGTGCAGTGGTAACACTCACAACAGAGAAAATATCAGTGAGGTCTGAGAAGGAAAGTTCTCGAAATGAGGATTTCTGACACACCACAAGTACTTAGCTGCCTTTGccatacctatttttttttttcaaatttagcaTTTTCTATTTGCAGAATGAACTTTTGGGAGAAACACTGTTTCTTATGAATTGAGAATAAATATTTTGACCTTATTCCTCATCTTACACTGTAGAGAACATCTCTAGGAGGGCAGAACATGCCTCTTTTGAGTAGGGTAGAGGAGGACTGTGGAAAAGGAGTTCGTGCTTGGATAATTCGATTGTCAGTAAACGATTTCAGCATTGATACACACAGATCAAGAGCTACTAGATCTACTGTGCTCACTGGCTGAGACAGAAAATGCACATAACAAATGTGTTAGGTCACGAGAAGGGCACAGCGAGTAGAGCTGACAGCTGGGCAAGTGGGTACATAAAGATCAGAAAGACGATCATTTTGTGCCAGTGGGAGGCTAATCTCTAGGTATGATCCAGGAAGAGCCTGGCTTGCACAGGAGCCATCATCATGAAGACAGAGCACCACTGTTCTCCAACCAGAAGATAACATTGTAGATGATCTCTGCTCTCCAGGGAGAGAAGGCCCCTCTCTCTGACGCTGTCCCTAGCTTTCACTGAGAACTCCAAAAGTCGAGAAGATTCCACAGAGAGCTCAAATACTCAGATTTAATTTTTCAAGAGAGAAATGTCTGAGCTACAGTGAGGAAAATATGGGTAATGCATTTACAGAAGCTCACTCAAACTTGTATGGGAGAAGCCCAAATTAGAGCTGAGAGCACCTCCATCTGTGCTCACTGCTCTTTTGGAACACCATTCCTCCATTCCTTTAGTTCCTGCATGTCCTCCACTCTAGTTATATTCTCCCTATTACATCGCTCCAACAGAAGATAGGAGTGGACACTCACCAACTGCTGTTACTTTCAAAGCCACGAAGTCATGGCAGTTTGTGCTGCAGGCAAGAATGGCTGCAGGGGCAGGGAGAGGCACAGGCTGCTCTCCGTCAGGGAAGTATTTATCTTCCTCTGTCCTTGTAAAGCAACACTTCACTTCAGCTGGGAGAACTTGAGGACAAACAAGGAGTCCCAGGGGTGGCTCCACATATGCAGGAAGGAGTCTTTCATTACCCCCACTTATCCTTCCTTCTACAGGGTTGCCTGAAGTTGGAGTGTAGGGTTGGGTGCAGCAGTGAGACTCATCCTACCTCATTGTATTTCCTCCCTGCTTTATGAAGAACCAACAGTATTAGCTGTGACATCATTCCCCTCCCTTCGTGCATGGCAAAGGACCCAGAGTTTACAGCAAAGGATGAATGTAACATATGAAGGGGGTTATATATGTGACGCCACGTTGTCTTCTTAATTGCTTATCTATCTTGAAGTCCAGGCATAACTACTTCCTCAAATATCTTACCTTCCTACAGTCGATTTTTTTACTCATTGTTTATTTACTCATTGCtaaatcattcattttttttctaccagtCACTCTGTTTTTGAGTCCAAAGATCAAATTACTTTCATCACTTCTGTACAGTGGACCTCAAATGCTAGTCCAGGTGCACACTTCAGGCTTTAAGACTCTCTACTCAACTTTGAATACAAAGGATATTTCCCACATGGTCAAAAACAATCGAATTTCCTAATTGCTCTTGCCTTCTTTACTCCTCTGATGTGAATATCTCATCttcttgcaaaaaaaaatcaatttttcctttttcatgaTATGATTAGTCAGTgatcttgcttttctttccactcaaaacacacagaaaatatatagcataataaagtcataaaaaaaaagaaaaagaaacccaaggaGGAGGAAACAAACACAGGGCTGGGCTTTTAGAGactggcacaaaaaaaaaatgtgtcatatCCTTCAGCAGGGAAAGTGGACCAGAACTGTGTGTGTAGAGTCCTGTAATACTGGCTTAACTGTGTTTATTTATAAGGCTCAAATATTCATGCTtttcttatataaattatatacttgAAGGTTTAGTGTGCAAACAATAGCATTTGACAGTCATActgaaacagacaaacaacaaacaacaaaccactcAGCATTTCTACATTTTTTGTTTTCCCTATTGCTGTTGAGTTTATCATACTCTAAATAACCTATTTTGCATGTTATCTAAAAATTACTCACTCTTATGTATTTTCATCCAAATGCATGAATTTAGTACTTACTGTGAGGAGCCCTGAACTGGGTTCTgtagctacacagacaaacctgatctggcttcctttttttttttttttttttttttggtttttcgagacagggtttctctgtggctttggagcctgtcctggaactagctctgtagaccaggctggtagtAAAGCAGATGGGTGCCCTATCGGAATTTGTATAACTGACTCCGCatgcagtaggcaggcaggcagaggctgTTTACAGATGCCGAGGACAGGATGAGAGTGGCGCAGATCACAAAGCAGCCACCCTTAGCTCTATTCTATTTCTCTGAGTAATGCTGGGGTCCGGAAGACACGaagcaaaacaaatgaatgaCTACTATATGGGGTCACGGAATACCACTCTTAGAATTCCTCACTTAAGGCTATAACCGGGAGTGTGGTGGATTCTGTTACTAAAGTATATAAATCAGTTACTATAAAGATATGTACAAAATCCAGTTAGTCCAAAAATCCaatattttaaaggttttctgttttgaaacatgCTAGTGGTACATGCAATatttggagggagggagagagagaatgaattaattaaaaaacagagAGTTCAACTACCATGCTTCTCACAGAACTGGTAACTCTTTCTATGCTTAAACTGGTCTCTTTCCAGCCCCCTTTGGTTGAGCCGGGCTTGGCTGGAAATTGAGGCTCCTCCCAAACTGAAGCGGGCCAGTGCACATGCTTGTAGTTCCCCAGCGTAACTACTGGGTGGAGGGTTCAGTTCAAGGCTAAGTTAAAATTCAAACCAGCACCAGGTTTCATTTCATCTCCCAGAATAGTTTTTTCCTTCAGTGCTATGCTGCCATGCCATTTATACTTGCCACACAGCTCTGAGAACTCCTGACCCATTCATTCTTCAAGAATGATCTATTTCTCTCTCATATATACCCACATCCCACATCCAACAAATCCTGAACAAAAACCCCAACTTTAATGGAGACAAAATTACTGTTTAGTTcattcagaattaaaaaaaaaatctctcagatATGAATCTCTCCGAGTGGCTTTCACCTTAGCAATACTGTCCAAGCCTTAGTTCTCATTCTGACTTGACACACATAGACCTTAAAGAGACCCTCACTCAAGGTCCTCAATATCCCCAGTCTGTTTGCTCTTGAGGGAAAGCTCTCTGCTATGAGAAACATCAAATTCACTTTCCCTCTATCCAAGGTCCAGGTCTGCTAAACTCCAGTGTGTGATAGAGGATTAATATGGATCATCAAGGCTGAAATATTGATCCTGGAATTACTTTAGTACACCTCCACTTCCCTGTCCACCTACATATGTGTTAGCACGCTAACTCTACAATATTAATAGAGCAGTAGTTGACACATTGCCCAACAGATGTTCTTTCAGCAAGCCCCCCTTTTCTTAAACCCTACACCACCCATTCATTCTGAAGAGGAACGAATTTTATCCCTCATGTCTGTTTTATTTGTGGATGTACTGACTAGtcttatatcaacttgacacacaaactagactCTTTTGAAAGGAgggaaactcaattgagaaaatgtcttcataagatccagctataagggattttcttaattagtgattgatggggatggtccagaccattgtgggtggttccattcTTGAGACTGGTGGCTCtaggctctataagaaagcaatctgagcaagctatgaggagcaagccagtaagcagcattcttccaaggcctctgcatcaactcctgcctctatGTTCTTGCCCTGATttgatttcctgtcctgacttccttcgatgaGGCCCAGGCACATGGAagtataagctgaataaaccctttcatccccaatttgctttttggttatggggtttcatcacagcaacagaaacactaaCTAAGAGAGTGGACTATTAAGCTTAGAGATCTCTGACACCTGTCTTACTAAAGCAGATCTGATATTTCCTAAACACCACTTCCTGGGTCAGTCAATCATGTCATAGAGAAGTCATGTTAGAGAGGAGGTAGCTACTCTAAAGCCTGGTTGGCTTGTCATAACCACAATGCTGCTCACTGCAGGTGAGGAATTATGTAGCACTGGGATAGAAAGGACAGGTCTTCCTTATAGAGAGCAGATGTTACAAAATTATCAAAGCTTCTAGaaattgcttcttttatttctccaGGATCACAATTACATcgtttcccttttcctttctttcccctgaatgctcctcttgctctctttctaATCCATGGCTTCTTTTCTCATTGATTGTTGttatatacattatatgcatatacatacttaTTCCTAAATATCATCTGCTTGGTCTGTATAGTGTTAATCATGTATATATTTTCAGAACTGGTCTTTTGGTATTGGGTAACTGATTGGTATACTCCCCCCTTGGGAAGACTATTTCTTTCCCTCACAGCtttctttagtt of the Chionomys nivalis chromosome 8, mChiNiv1.1, whole genome shotgun sequence genome contains:
- the LOC130879970 gene encoding olfactory receptor 51M1-like is translated as MVLSNVTHFSPMFYLSSFPGLEAFKHWIFIPFFLMYLVAISGNCLILMIIKRSPRLHTPMYHLLSLLALTDLGLSVSTLPTTVGIFWFNYHNIYFGACQIQMFCIHSFSFMESAVLLAMSFDRFVAICHPLRYSVIITGKRVIRAGLCVILRGPVALIPIVLLLKAFPYCEPLVLSHSFCLHQEVIHLACVDTTFNNLYGLSLVVFTVMTDLVLIALSYGFILYTVAGLASQEEQIRAFQTCTSHLCAVLVFFVPMAGLSLVHRFGKHAPPAVHLLMANIYLFVPPMLNPVIYSIKTREIRRAITKLVGFRKDNSEPWV